The following are encoded together in the Salvia hispanica cultivar TCC Black 2014 chromosome 6, UniMelb_Shisp_WGS_1.0, whole genome shotgun sequence genome:
- the LOC125193391 gene encoding LOB domain-containing protein 25-like, with the protein MAASSPSSSYSNPPCAGCKFLRRRCLSGCIFAPYFPPEEPTKFVNVHKIFGASNVSKLLNEIPAHQREDAVNSLTYEAEARLKDPVYGCVGAITILQRQVFTLQRELDATNADIMRFASGAGAPADDLRGSGSGYPDPNSTDYWTGKGQE; encoded by the coding sequence ATGGCGGCTTCTTCTCCTAGCAGCAGCTACTCAAACCCTCCGTGTGCCGGCTGCAAATTCCTGCGGCGGAGATGCCTCTCCGGGTGCATCTTCGCGCCATATTTCCCGCCAGAGGAGCCTACGAAGTTCGTGAACGTGCACAAAATCTTCGGCGCCAGCAACGTGAGCAAGCTGCTGAACGAGATCCCGGCTCACCAGCGCGAGGACGCGGTCAACTCGCTGACTTACGAAGCCGAGGCTCGGCTGAAAGACCCCGTGTACGGCTGCGTGGGCGCCATCACCATTCTCCAGCGCCAGGTTTTCACCCTTCAGAGAGAGCTCGACGCCACCAATGCTGACATCATGCGCTTCGCTAGCGGAGCCGGAGCCCCTGCGGATGATCTGAGAGGAAGCGGGTCGGGTTATCCTGACCCGAATAGTACGGATTATTGGACTGGGAAAGGTCAAGAATGA
- the LOC125194860 gene encoding uncharacterized protein LOC125194860 has product MHRPLFMPIVGALERRYEFFRIREDAAGKPGHTPLQKCTAAIRQLAYGGPADMFDEYLHIGESSAVECPLEFCAGVRAIFGDQYLRRPSPEDCQRLINMHGSVHGFPGMLGSIDCMHWEWRNCLAAWKGIHTSGFKAKHPTLILEAVADYRLWIWK; this is encoded by the exons atgcatcgTCCTCTGTTTATGCCTATCGTTGGTGCATTAGAGAGAAGGTACGAGTTTTTCAGAATCAGGGAGGATGCGGCTGGCAAACCCGGACACACGCCATTACAGAAGTGTACGGCCGCAATCAGGCAACTGGCGTACGGAGGCCcggccgacatgttcgacgagtacctccacattggGGAGTCTTCAGCCGTCGAGTGTCCGTTGGAGTTTTGCGCGGGCGTTAGAGCGATATTCGGGGATCAGTATCTTCGGCGTCCGAGCCCCGAAGACTGCCAGCGGCTGATTAATATGCACGGGTCGGTGCACGGGTTCCCTgggatgttgggcagcatcgattgtatgcattgggagtggaggaACTGCCTCGCCGCCTGGAAGGGGATACACACTTCCGGCTTCAAAGCCAAGCATCCCACGTTGATCCTTGAAGCTGTAGCTgactaccggctatggatatg GAAATAG